The following proteins are encoded in a genomic region of Rissa tridactyla isolate bRisTri1 chromosome 5, bRisTri1.patW.cur.20221130, whole genome shotgun sequence:
- the NDUFC1 gene encoding NADH dehydrogenase [ubiquinone] 1 subunit C1, mitochondrial isoform X1, with product MAAALRGAKRWRLVAGGPSLAFTRSAFVAKKRNYDQPNWFGVGLAFSTSAALWAFLFKQHNEDVMEYERRKQERQHKCTSCS from the exons atggcggcggcgctgagggggGCGAAGCGCTGGCGGCTGGTGGCGGGAGGGCCGAGCCTcg CTTTCACTCGTTCTGCATTTGTTGCAAAGAAACGTAATTATGACCAACCAAACTGGTTTGGAGTTGGCTTGGCTTTCAGCACCAGTGCTGCCTTGTGGGCTTTT CTTTTCAAGCAGCATAATGAAGATGTAATGGAATATGAAAGGAGGAAACAAGAGAGACAGCATAAGTGTACAAGCTGTTCATA G
- the NDUFC1 gene encoding NADH dehydrogenase [ubiquinone] 1 subunit C1, mitochondrial isoform X2, producing the protein MAAALRGAKRWRLVAGGPSLAFTRSAFVAKKRNYDQPNWFGVGLAFSTSAALWAFLFKQHNEDVMEYERRKQERQHKCTSCS; encoded by the exons atggcggcggcgctgagggggGCGAAGCGCTGGCGGCTGGTGGCGGGAGGGCCGAGCCTcg CTTTCACTCGTTCTGCATTTGTTGCAAAGAAACGTAATTATGACCAACCAAACTGGTTTGGAGTTGGCTTGGCTTTCAGCACCAGTGCTGCCTTGTGGGCTTTT CTTTTCAAGCAGCATAATGAAGATGTAATGGAATATGAAAGGAGGAAACAAGAGAGACAGCATAAGTGTACAAGCTGTTCATAG